One segment of Alistipes finegoldii DSM 17242 DNA contains the following:
- a CDS encoding DUF1735 and LamG domain-containing protein: MKLKYLIAPFLLAAAALCGCQETAEIHPVAYMTDAQKTVSKSVTIDTPPAGTEISVSSSVPVNKDTKIKISLRPDLLEEYNAKYQKNYVMPPADSYTLSGDEVVISAGYSRSSEVDFTVTSLDDFQEGTTYCMPVSIERIENSGLAVLEPSRTLFIVLKTPVISKAIYLGSSNIYKVPSFQEDANLAALKAITLEARVYMDGFQNYDPYISSIMGIEGECGVRFGDVKVPKNVLQICHGDYQPAATSKPFDTGKWYHVAAVWSGKSWDIFIDGVYVTGVATQGETINLSSDNSGGFYLGASYGGGRPLNGYVAECRVWTRALTEAEISNNMNYVNPESDGLLAYWRMNAWEAKDGGGNIVKDLTGHGYDAVGGSSNPRMMDTKWM, from the coding sequence ATGAAACTGAAATATTTAATCGCCCCTTTCCTCCTCGCTGCGGCTGCTCTCTGCGGCTGTCAGGAGACGGCGGAAATCCATCCGGTGGCCTACATGACCGATGCGCAGAAGACGGTTTCCAAGTCGGTTACCATCGATACGCCCCCGGCCGGAACGGAGATTTCGGTCTCCTCCTCGGTGCCTGTGAATAAGGATACCAAAATCAAGATTTCGTTGCGCCCCGACCTGCTGGAGGAGTATAATGCCAAATACCAGAAAAATTATGTTATGCCCCCCGCAGACAGTTATACGCTCAGCGGTGACGAAGTGGTGATCTCGGCCGGTTACAGTCGCTCCTCGGAGGTCGATTTTACCGTCACGTCACTCGATGACTTTCAGGAGGGTACGACCTACTGCATGCCCGTGAGCATCGAGCGGATCGAAAACAGCGGTCTTGCCGTTTTGGAACCTTCTCGGACACTTTTCATAGTATTAAAAACACCGGTTATCAGTAAGGCTATCTACCTCGGATCAAGTAACATTTATAAAGTGCCGTCGTTTCAGGAAGACGCCAATCTTGCTGCACTCAAAGCCATAACGCTTGAAGCCCGTGTCTATATGGACGGATTCCAGAATTATGATCCTTATATTAGTTCGATTATGGGTATTGAGGGCGAGTGCGGTGTCCGCTTCGGAGACGTGAAGGTCCCCAAGAACGTTCTTCAGATCTGCCATGGCGATTATCAGCCTGCTGCGACCTCTAAACCTTTTGATACGGGCAAGTGGTATCATGTAGCTGCCGTATGGTCGGGGAAGAGTTGGGATATTTTTATCGACGGCGTGTATGTTACTGGTGTTGCGACACAGGGGGAGACCATCAACTTGTCGAGCGATAATTCGGGCGGTTTTTATCTCGGCGCTTCTTATGGCGGTGGACGTCCGCTCAATGGTTATGTCGCTGAGTGCCGGGTCTGGACGCGTGCGCTGACTGAGGCCGAGATATCGAACAACATGAATTATGTCAATCCGGAATCGGACGGCCTGCTGGCTTACTGGCGTATGAACGCTTGGGAGGCCAAGGACGGCGGCGGCAACATCGTCAAGGACCTTACGGGCCACGGCTACGACGCCGTGGGCGGCAGCTCCAATCCGAGGATGATGGACACCAAGTGGATGTAA